The genomic window TTTGCCTGCTTGGACGGTGATTTCTGCCTGGTCAATAAACTGCATCGTTCAATCGCAACACCTGTGGTAAGATACATATCCTAGCAAGTGCTATGTCTTTCGAGACGGCAGTTCGATTCATGGTGAAATTGCGGTTAAAGCGGTTTGGGCGCAAGGGTCAGGTGTCGTATCGGATTGTGGCGGCCACGGCGTTGTCCCGGCGCGATGGGAAAACGTTGGAGGAGTTGGGCTATTACAACCCCCGTTTATCCGACCCCACGCAGCGCACTCGTTTGAATGTGCCGGCGATTGTGAAATGGTTGAAGCAAGGGGCGCAGCCAACTCCTACTGTCCGCAGTATCTTGGAAAAGGCGAAGGTGTTTGACCAACTCCATGCCTGACTACGAAGGGTTAATGCGATTTTTGCTAACCCCCATGCTCAGCCATCCAGAGGAGTTGCGGCTGGACCAGGAGGTGCTTGCCAGCGGCGTCTGGTTGCGCATGGCCCTGGCAGATGCGGACCGGGGGAAGGTCTTAGGCCGGGGCGGTCGGACGTTGCAAGCCATCTTGACCGTGTTACAAGCTATCGCGCAGTTGGCCGGCCAATCGTTTCACCTGGATATCTACGGTCTGAACAACCCCCCGACGCCAGAGCGCTCTAGCCCGGAACGTTCTGAACGAACACCTGCACGACAACGGCGTGGGGGTCAACGCTGAGATTGGCTAACGCGTGTTGATGTTGGTCTTTCCGTTGCCGGATCGGACAAGTGCCGTCGCATTGGCGGGAGCCGAAGAAAAAAATTTACGCCGTTTGAGCGAATTGACCGGAGTGCAGGTGGTGCTGCGGGGGCAAGAATTGCATCTGCGGGGAACAGAACCGGCCATCGGCCAATGCGTACAGGTGGTGGAAGCCTTGGCCTATCGCTGGCGACGCGGACAACCCGTCACCGAAGCCGATATTGAAATGGTGCTCCAGGCCCCCGACCGAACCTTGGTGGCGCAAATGCACCGGGAAGTTCTGGCTCGCACGCGCCGGGGCGAAGAAATCTGTGCACGAACGTTAGGACAATGGCAATACGTGCGAACCATTCGCACCCACGATATTACCTTTGGTGTCGGACCGGCGGGAACTGGGAAAACCTATTTGGCGGCGGTGTTGGCGGTGCAGGCACTCCAAAACCAAGAGTGCGAACGCCTCATCCTGACGCGACCAGCGGTCGAAGCAGGGGAAAAGCTCGGTTTCTTACCGGGAGACTTGCAACAGAA from Gloeomargarita sp. SKYB120 includes these protein-coding regions:
- the rpsP gene encoding 30S ribosomal protein S16; its protein translation is MVKLRLKRFGRKGQVSYRIVAATALSRRDGKTLEELGYYNPRLSDPTQRTRLNVPAIVKWLKQGAQPTPTVRSILEKAKVFDQLHA
- a CDS encoding KH domain-containing protein, with translation MPDYEGLMRFLLTPMLSHPEELRLDQEVLASGVWLRMALADADRGKVLGRGGRTLQAILTVLQAIAQLAGQSFHLDIYGLNNPPTPERSSPERSERTPARQRRGGQR
- a CDS encoding PhoH family protein, which encodes MLVFPLPDRTSAVALAGAEEKNLRRLSELTGVQVVLRGQELHLRGTEPAIGQCVQVVEALAYRWRRGQPVTEADIEMVLQAPDRTLVAQMHREVLARTRRGEEICARTLGQWQYVRTIRTHDITFGVGPAGTGKTYLAAVLAVQALQNQECERLILTRPAVEAGEKLGFLPGDLQQKISPYLRPLYDALYDLIDPVRINQLLERGVIEVAPLAYMRGRTLNRAFIILDEAQNTTPGQMKMLLTRLGFGSRMVITGDTTQVDLDRRQDSGLLVALQVLQGVPGIGFCYLTAADVVRHPLVQRIVQAYERYEGSAGGYSYS